From Lucilia cuprina isolate Lc7/37 chromosome 4, ASM2204524v1, whole genome shotgun sequence:
TTACGTGAAGCAATACTTAAAGTAGCTAGacattttataacaattgaACCGAAATTGGCCAATCACATACAATTAACAGCCGATTATAGCACACAATCACATGCTAAAGATCATGAGAATTTCATAAATGTAGCCAGGACACGCAAGAGAAGAGCCAAGGCTTTGCATGACTTTGAAAGGCATGACGATGATGAATTGGGTTTTAGAAAGAATGATATAATAACGATTgtcagccaaaaggatgaacaTTGCTGGGTAGGAGAACTAAATGGCTTAAGAGGATGGTTTCCAGCTAAATTTGTGGAACTTTTAGATGAACGTAGTAAGCAATATACTTCAGCTGGAGATGATGCTATATCAGAAACGGTAACTGATTTGGTGAGAGGTACTTTGGCACCAGCGGTTAAGGCTTTTCTAGAACACGGCATGAAGAGACCCTCTTTCTTAGGAGGACCTATACATCCCTGGCTATTCATAGAAGAGGCAGCCTCAAGAGAGGTGGAAAAGGACTTTGAATCTGTTTATAGCCGCTTAGTATTATGCAAAACTTATCGTCTAGATGAAGATGGTAAAGTTCTCACACCCGAAGAACTTTTATATCGCTGTGTACAATCAATTAATCAATCTCATGATGAAGCTCATGCTCAAATGGATGTCAAATTAAGATCGTTAATTTGTTTGGGACTCAACGAACAGGTCTTGCATTTGTGGCTAGAGGTATTGTGCTCTTGCCAAGAGGTAGTGCAAAAATGGTATCATTCCTGGTCATTTATAGACTCTCCCGGCTGGGTGCAAATAAAATGTGAACTACGTATATTGGCCCAGTTTGCCTTTAACCTAAATCCCGATTGGGAATTACCACCAAAACGTGGTAAAGAATCGCAACCTCTTAAAGATGGTGTGCGTGATATGTTGGTTAAACATCATTTATTCTCTTGGGATTTGTGAAAGGTTTCATGTGTTATTTACTCTTACTATTTGCTCTTAATAAAATgatgaattttcttattatagttttaagttcaaaatttacacaatcaatctatatattatacatataattattgtatttaaGCTTTAGCttagttttgttttgatttatttgttttcaaagaCAAAAGCTAAAAACTttgattatgttttaaattttttttacaaccattaagtttttttgtttaatttttactcaaaaaaaagagaaaattttgaatatttttagtaaCAAAATGAAACGGAAAATGTGCATTTAATGTTATAGATTACagtttaattcaaaatatttattattatgtatttgttagttaatgttttatttaaatacctctttaattttgtttttgttattttaacagaaaaataataatgcaGCTTTAAATgtctatttatatatatataaaatttcataatttttcttacaactagttaaatttttgttttataaattatacattttaaatctcACCGTTTTATTTATGGCTTTATATTTGCTAAATTATAGTTATACATGATTTTAATTATATGtaatcaatatacatatatatttattatatactaTATGTCAGTCCACTTAAGtgcttaaacaaaattattataaaaaccaattttccTAAACCTTTAAACTGtcataagaaaacaattttataacatgTATGtaccttaaataaatatttgaaaattatattaatttaaagatatataatagctatatatacatataaatataatttaaaaatataaataatttaaaactatatatcTTCGAGTTTTATAATGAGTTTTCTTAATTAACAAAACAGGGCAAAATttacaagtaagagtgttatattcgcctaagccgaatcttatatacaaaccatcaaacctcgttcgactcgaatgaaacttacttatgtcgaatgtCATCGCTACACTCGTTTTTGTAAGCCAATAATGagcgttgcagtcattttcggaagaggaccttatatgggaggtagggtcaataatggaccgatagattttgactcgtatgaaacttacttatgtcgaatttcatttatatactagtatttttaagccagtaatgggcgttaaagtcattttctgtaggggaccttatatggggggtagagttaattatggaccgattctcataaaattttgcttagTGATTTTGGAAAGAATAAGAAACTTAcgtatgtcgaatttcatcgctatattcgtatttttaaacaagttatgactgttaaagctgcttttcgaggggccactagtatgggggctatccaaaaacgtggaccgatattgcccattttcaataccaaacaaacctttactataagaaatatttatgtgaaaatatCGTGCAGACAGAcggaaaaacatacatacatggctagatcgtcttaaaatttaatgaggacccagaatataactttaaacaaatttgaatcccactatcatttttataccctacatcagcgGTTCCCAACGTTTTGAAGTGTGAAGTCGGTGTGGCTGGGTAGACAATCCTTGGTCATTGTTCATggaactccgagtcgttccggtgcgaagaaccgattgtcgtgggaacttacgctgctacaacaacaaccgtTTTTTACTTCGCAGGCATCTTGAGAAATTGATCTGCTTTCAAAAAGAAAAGATTTCTATTTGAAATCAGCAAAATCCGTCTATAAATTACGGCGATATATGCAAAAATCCTAGGTAACCTCTGAAATTTCAACAAATCCCTAAGCCAAATAAATGTAGAGGAAAGTTACACTCATTGAATAAAACcttgtatgaccaaaatgtcaAACTTTGACCCCCTCTTACtccggcagttcttgaccgatagaaCTGAAAATTTGTGTCGGGTCTACTATCCACTAGTACTAGTGTCTGTATTGCTGTTCcattgcaaacaaaaacaattacataagaaACCATTTTAGACCTTTACTTTTAGGTCTTCAAAAGGGGTCAAAAATTAATCAACCTACAATCTTCTAAATGCTAGCTGGGTAACTTTAAAATAGACGTAAATTCTTCTACCAAAATTTGTAATATGGACATACTCCCCTAGGAGCCTCCTTGAAGAAAATCATTTCAAGGTCACTTTCTTAATAAAATCTCATTTAatctgtttttaaataaaaatacaatttcatagGGTTTGCATTAAATctattacatttatataaattatttttaaacaagtctATATAAAATTAACTGCCAACTAAACCCAAATAATCATCCATCAAAGTACCAATAGCAAactgtaaataaacaaatccatataaaaaaccatataaacttaagtaaaaattaaaaaaaaaactcacaatgCCAGTAGCATCAACACGAGTACCAACaatttttaaacgaattttATCTTCACCCGATATAACCACATCTTCATCTTTGGATTTATAGCAAGGTGGATTGCCATTCGGACAAAATTGCATATCAGCGGGAATGGACTGCATACATAAACaaccaatataaattttattctaaataaaataaaattttccattaaaacttACATGATGTGATATAAAACATGATAGAGGACCAATTTCAGCAAACATGCCAACTTTGTTGATTTGTTTGACAACCGCATCTAAAACTTCCCCCTTAAATGGGCGAAATACAATAGCTTTGTATTTCACCGGGTACACTACGAAACCCTGGCCAGGTTGTATCACACCGGAACCTATCTGATCAATAGTTGTGACAGCTATAACGAAACCATATTTTCCCGTACACGTACCCTCAACTTCagtgtataatttttgttttactgtCTCCAATAGCTGGGGGCCAAAGTAACGTGGATGCAGAAGAATTTCATGTTCAAGGGAGATCTTTAGGAATGCAGAAAATAAGTtaactttttgttattaatgCAGATATTTAAGGTAACTTACGtggtaaaacattttaatttttaattaataggattaattgtataaaaattagatTGTTTACAAACAGAATTGCAAATGTTCAATGGACAAAAAACGCGCTGTAGACCCCTGCGATGACAAATATTAACGACGACGGCGTCTGACACTAAAAATATCAGCGGCGGCCTAAAATAGACTATAAGCCGGCTAAGTTCTCGAATacgcttaattttaaaatgttgagagatttaaaacaaaatcggAATCCGAGAAACAAAAAAGTGGGATTTTgtatatgaaatgaaaaacagAATGCTAGTGATTACAAagtgtgtttttaaaaacaaattcatgtgttaaaaatcaagattttttaaattgtcataTA
This genomic window contains:
- the LOC111683263 gene encoding DNA-directed RNA polymerase II subunit RPB7, with the protein product MFYHISLEHEILLHPRYFGPQLLETVKQKLYTEVEGTCTGKYGFVIAVTTIDQIGSGVIQPGQGFVVYPVKYKAIVFRPFKGEVLDAVVKQINKVGMFAEIGPLSCFISHHSIPADMQFCPNGNPPCYKSKDEDVVISGEDKIRLKIVGTRVDATGIFAIGTLMDDYLGLVGS